From a single Theropithecus gelada isolate Dixy chromosome 10, Tgel_1.0, whole genome shotgun sequence genomic region:
- the MIOX gene encoding inositol oxygenase isoform X2, whose amino-acid sequence MKVTVGPDPSLVYRPDVDPEVAKDKASFRNYTSGPLLDRVFTTYKLMHTHQTVDFVRSKHAQFGGFSYKKMTVMEAVDLLDGLVDESDPDVDFPNSFHAFQTAEGIRKAHPDKDWFHLVGLLHDLGKVLALFGEPQWAVVGDTFPVGCHPQASVVFRDSTFQNNPDLQDPRYSTELGMYQPHCGLDRVLMSWGHDEYMYQVMKFNKFSLPPEAFYMIRFHSFYPWHTGSDYQQLCSQQDLAMLPWQVRPLHQVPRPAGRGQAAALLPGAH is encoded by the exons ATGAAGGTGACGGTG GGCCCAGACCCTTCCCTGGTCTACCGACCTGATGTGGACCCAGAGGTGGCCAAAGACAAGGCCAGCTTCCGGAACTACACA TCGGGTCCCCTCCTGGACCGTGTCTTCACCACCTACAAGCTCATGCACACGCACCAGACAGTGGACTTCGTCAGGAGCAAG CATGCCCAGTTTGGGGGCTTCTCCTACAAGAAAATGACAGTCATGGAGGCTGTGGACCTGCTGGATGGGCTGGTGGACGAGTCGGACCCAGATGTAGATTTCCCCAACTCCTTCCATGCCTTCCAGACAGCGGAGGGCATCCGAAAGGCCCACCCAGACAAGG ACTGGTTCCACCTTGTTGGGCTCCTGCACGACCTGGGGAAGGTCCTGGCCCTGTTCGGGGAGCCTCAG TGGGCGGTCGTCGGAGACACCTTCCCTGTCGGATGCCATCCCCAGGCTTCCGTGGTTTTCCGAGACTCCACCTTCCAGAACAACCCTGACCTCCAGGATCCTCGATACAG CACAGAACTCGGCATGTATCAGCCCCACTGCGGGCTCGACAGGGTCCTCATGTCCTGGGGCCACGATG AGTACATGTACCAGGTGATGAAGTTTAACAAGTTCTCACTGCCCCCGGAG GCTTTCTACATGATCCGGTTCCACTCCTTCTACCCCTGGCACACGGGCAGCGACTACCAGCAGCTGTGCAGCCAGCAGGACCTGGCCATGCTGCCCTGG CAAGTTCGACCTCTACACCAAGTGCCCAGACCTGCCGGACGTGGACAAGCTGCGGCCCTACTACCAGGGGCTCATTGA
- the MIOX gene encoding inositol oxygenase isoform X1: protein MKVTVGPDPSLVYRPDVDPEVAKDKASFRNYTSGPLLDRVFTTYKLMHTHQTVDFVRSKHAQFGGFSYKKMTVMEAVDLLDGLVDESDPDVDFPNSFHAFQTAEGIRKAHPDKDWFHLVGLLHDLGKVLALFGEPQWAVVGDTFPVGCHPQASVVFRDSTFQNNPDLQDPRYSTELGMYQPHCGLDRVLMSWGHDEYMYQVMKFNKFSLPPEAFYMIRFHSFYPWHTGSDYQQLCSQQDLAMLPWVQEFNKFDLYTKCPDLPDVDKLRPYYQGLIDKYCPGILSW, encoded by the exons ATGAAGGTGACGGTG GGCCCAGACCCTTCCCTGGTCTACCGACCTGATGTGGACCCAGAGGTGGCCAAAGACAAGGCCAGCTTCCGGAACTACACA TCGGGTCCCCTCCTGGACCGTGTCTTCACCACCTACAAGCTCATGCACACGCACCAGACAGTGGACTTCGTCAGGAGCAAG CATGCCCAGTTTGGGGGCTTCTCCTACAAGAAAATGACAGTCATGGAGGCTGTGGACCTGCTGGATGGGCTGGTGGACGAGTCGGACCCAGATGTAGATTTCCCCAACTCCTTCCATGCCTTCCAGACAGCGGAGGGCATCCGAAAGGCCCACCCAGACAAGG ACTGGTTCCACCTTGTTGGGCTCCTGCACGACCTGGGGAAGGTCCTGGCCCTGTTCGGGGAGCCTCAG TGGGCGGTCGTCGGAGACACCTTCCCTGTCGGATGCCATCCCCAGGCTTCCGTGGTTTTCCGAGACTCCACCTTCCAGAACAACCCTGACCTCCAGGATCCTCGATACAG CACAGAACTCGGCATGTATCAGCCCCACTGCGGGCTCGACAGGGTCCTCATGTCCTGGGGCCACGATG AGTACATGTACCAGGTGATGAAGTTTAACAAGTTCTCACTGCCCCCGGAG GCTTTCTACATGATCCGGTTCCACTCCTTCTACCCCTGGCACACGGGCAGCGACTACCAGCAGCTGTGCAGCCAGCAGGACCTGGCCATGCTGCCCTGGGTACAGGAGTTCAA CAAGTTCGACCTCTACACCAAGTGCCCAGACCTGCCGGACGTGGACAAGCTGCGGCCCTACTACCAGGGGCTCATTGACAAGTACTGCCCTGGCATCCTGAGCTGGTGA
- the MIOX gene encoding inositol oxygenase isoform X3 translates to MKVTVGPDPSLVYRPDVDPEVAKDKASFRNYTSGPLLDRVFTTYKLMHTHQTVDFVRSKHAQFGGFSYKKMTVMEAVDLLDGLVDESDPDVDFPNSFHAFQTAEGIRKAHPDKVPNLPCPSPSQTGSTLLGSCTTWGRSWPCSGSLSGRSSETPSLSDAIPRLPWFSETPPSRTTLTSRILDTAQNSACISPTAGSTGSSCPGATMQVRPLHQVPRPAGRGQAAALLPGAH, encoded by the exons ATGAAGGTGACGGTG GGCCCAGACCCTTCCCTGGTCTACCGACCTGATGTGGACCCAGAGGTGGCCAAAGACAAGGCCAGCTTCCGGAACTACACA TCGGGTCCCCTCCTGGACCGTGTCTTCACCACCTACAAGCTCATGCACACGCACCAGACAGTGGACTTCGTCAGGAGCAAG CATGCCCAGTTTGGGGGCTTCTCCTACAAGAAAATGACAGTCATGGAGGCTGTGGACCTGCTGGATGGGCTGGTGGACGAGTCGGACCCAGATGTAGATTTCCCCAACTCCTTCCATGCCTTCCAGACAGCGGAGGGCATCCGAAAGGCCCACCCAGACAAGG TCCCCAACCTACCCTGTCCATCCCCCTCCCAGACTGGTTCCACCTTGTTGGGCTCCTGCACGACCTGGGGAAGGTCCTGGCCCTGTTCGGGGAGCCTCAG TGGGCGGTCGTCGGAGACACCTTCCCTGTCGGATGCCATCCCCAGGCTTCCGTGGTTTTCCGAGACTCCACCTTCCAGAACAACCCTGACCTCCAGGATCCTCGATACAG CACAGAACTCGGCATGTATCAGCCCCACTGCGGGCTCGACAGGGTCCTCATGTCCTGGGGCCACGATG CAAGTTCGACCTCTACACCAAGTGCCCAGACCTGCCGGACGTGGACAAGCTGCGGCCCTACTACCAGGGGCTCATTGA